The genomic DNA GCAGCCTTCGGGATGCATCAGCCTCGCCGAGATGATCCAGCATCTGCGCAGCCGTCCAGAACGTCGCCACCGGATTTGCAACGCCCTTTCCACTTATGTCAAAGGCCGAACCATGTATTGGCTCGAACATCGAGGGATAGCGACGCTCAGGATCGATATTTGCCGTCGGAGCGACACCAAGGCTTCCAGCCAGTGCACCAGCGAGATCGGACAGAATATCAGCATGCAAATTAGTGGCAACAATCGTATCCAGGCTCTGCGGGTGTTTGACCATACGAACCGTCATTGCATCGACCAGCATCTTGTCCCAGGTCACATCCGGAAATTCCAGCGCGACTTCTGCAGCAATTTCGTCCCACATCACCATGCCGTGGCGTTGGGCATTAGATTTGGTCACGACCGTTAGGAATTTTCGGCGCCGGGACTGCGCCAGGCTGAAGGCATATCGCATTATCCGCGTAACGCCAACGCGTGTAAAAATGGCCACTTCGGTGCCCACCTCCTCCGGAAAGCCCCTATGCGCCCGGCCACCATGTCCCGAATATTCACCTTCTGAGTTCTCGCGAACAATGACCCAATCGAGATCGCCAACGTCCACATTACGTAAAGGCGATGTGATGCCCGGGATGATTTTTGTCGGACGGACATTGGCATATTGATCAAATCCCTGGCAGATCGGAAGCCGCAGGCCCCAAAGAGTGATGTGATCCGGAATATCAGGCGCGCCGACAGCTCCGAAAAAAATCGCGTCAAAGGACTTGAGCTGGTCAAGGCCATCTTCCGGCATCATGATGCCATGCTTTTTGTAGTAGTCGGAACCCCAATCGAAATAGGTCAAATCAAACCGTATATTTCCCATGCGCGCCGCAAGTGCGTGCAGCACTGCAACACCGGATTCTATGACCTCCGGGCCGATGCCATCAGCCGGTATTGCAGCAATCTTGTGCGTTCGCATTGCGTCCCCCCAGAGATTTTTTCAATTGAACAGTCACACGAGATTTTCTTCAAGCAAGCAATTTGCCAGTTTGACCAGGTCACAACAATGCGCATATATTATATAAGTTCCTGATATAATTAGGAGGTCTTTATCGAGTTTCGACAGTTGCGATGCTTCATTGCAGTCGCGGAAACCCTTCATTTTGGCCGAGCTGCCCAACGACTGGATATGCTGCCTGCCTCGCTTGGTCGCCAGATCAAACTTCTTGAGGAAGGGGTCGGGATTCGACTCTTGACCCGTACAACACGTCATGTGGCGCTCACCGAAGCTGGAATTCTCCTGCTTCAAGAAGCTCGCGATCTGGTTTCACGGCTCGAAGTCCTGGAAACGACGCTTCGTGGCCACAAAAACCAAAATGAAGCTCTTTTGCGGGTGGGCGCTATCGACAGCGCCGCTGCAGGGCTTATTCCGCAATTCCTGCCAGCGTTCAAAGCGCGTTATCCTGGCATCAGTGTCCAGCTGATTGAACAAAAAACCATACGGCTGCTGCCGAAACTCCTTTCCGGTAACCTTGACATCGCATTCGTCCGTCCTCCGGAGACAAGTCATCGAAATCTTGAGTTTCGTCTGCTGTTCCACGAGACCGTAGTGGTCGCCTGCCCTGAGGGACACCGGCACGCAGATCTTGAATCGGTAACAGTCGATCAACTGGCTGATGAGCCATTAATCGTGCCGGATCGTAAATCCAGGCCACACAGCCACGATCTGAGCATGCTTCTTTTCATTGAAGCGGGTCTGACCGCACGCGTTGCACAAATCGCTGAAGAAAAGCAGACAATCGTCAATCTTGTCAGCAAGGGGATCGGCATTGCAATTGTACCGCGCTGGACATCGCGGCTTGGTGTGAAGGGTGTGCGGTTTATTCCCCTCGACATGCCTGATAGCAAAATACAAAAGAAACTTGCACTCGCAGCTTGTTGGGTTCGCGATACGAGAGATCCGGCACGCGAGGCGTTTATAACGACGCTCCAAACCGAATTGGCAACCATTGCCGCGACAGCGTAATTATTATTTCAAATTTCTACAGCTGCGTTGGGCTGATCCAGCTCACATCGCAGAAATCCCGGAGCAGCCTCCCACGTGTGCTGTTGAAGACGGAAAACAATCCCTCTAACTCACATCCAGGCCTGTGCCCTTCTGCTTGTGGTCCGGCTCGACATGAATCGTCGTCTGGCTCCCTGGGACAGCAGATTGGATGGCGCCCTCAATCCGGTCGCAGATATCGTGAGCAGCTTTCACATCCATCGAGCGGTCGACCACAAGGTGGAACTCGACATAGGTCGCTGCGCCGGACACGCGTGATTTGATGTCGTGGACTTCGATTGCCCCCTGAGCATTCTCGATGATGATTTCTTCAATCACTTCCGCTTCATCCGCATCGATGGAAGCATCCATCAATCCGTTGATCGACGATGATATGACTTTCCAGCCTTCACGCAGAACATTTACCCCGACAATCATCGCCATCAGTGCATCCAGCACAATCCAGCCGGTGACAATCGTCAGACCAAGACCGATCAACACGCCGATCGATGTCACCACATCGGTTTTGACGTGCAGGCCGTCGGCAAGCAGCGCCGGTGATTTTTCAGCTGTGCCTGTCGAGATCAAAAGCCACGCCCAATATCCGTTGATAATCGCCGCAACGGCGTTAATCGCCATACCCAGAGCCGGTTCCGTAATTCTGTGCTCGGTCACCAAGGCCATATAGGCACTGTAGAAAATGGCGAGAGCCGCCAGGACAACAAAAATCCCTTCCAAAACAGCAGAAAAATACTCCGCCTTCTGATGACCATACTGATGATTCGTATCCGCTGGTTTGTGGCTGATGCGAATAGCCACAGACGCGACTGCAGCCGCAATGACATTGACAATGGATTCCAGAGCATCCGAAAGCAGCGCCACGGAACCGGTCAGCCACCATGCGAGGAATTTGATGCTCATCACCACCAGCGCGATAATGATTGAAAGATAGGCGAGCTTTGCAACTCTGGAATTTGCAGTCATTCAGATCTTGCTCTGGCAAATCGTGGGATGTGTTCGCTACCACAGCGGGCGGAAGATTTCATCGCAAAATGATTTTTTTCTCTCAGTCCGGTCGCCCGCAATTCTTGCTAGCACGCCGTTGATGGTCGAGTGTTGAGGTTTCCTGCGCACCCACAGAATTGAGATGCAATGTTGTGGAAATAACCTCCGGTTACGGGAAAAGACCGTCCTCCTGGAGGCTGATCTCTCCGCTTCAGACGCGCGCCGCATTGAAACGCTGCCATATCGCTTGTATGGGACGAACTGGTTGATACTGCCTTCAAAAAGGAAGCGACATTATGGAAGCGTCGAGAGGCATCTCCCGTCTGATAGAAATCATGGCGCGACTGAGAGATCCGGAAACCGGGTGTCCATGGGATATCGAGCAGGATTTCGCTTCCATTGTGCCCTACACGATTGAGGAAGCCTACGAAGTCGCTGATGCGGTTGAACGCGGCGATATGGCCGATCTCAAGGAGGAACTCGGAGATCTGCTGCTGCAGCCGGTGTATCACGCCCAGATGGCTGCCGAGGCCGGTCATTTCGACTTTGCAGATGTGGTCTATGCCATCACCCGGAAACTCGTCCGGCGTCATCCCCATGTATTCGGTGAAGAACAAGCTAAAAAACCGGAATCCGTCAAACACGTCTGGGAGCGGATTAAGGCGGAAGAGGCAGCGCTCAAGGCGGCAGACCGCAAGGCAGAGGGCGAGACCGCCGATCCTGGCAGCATCCTGGATAATGTGCCAACCACCCTTCCCGCTTTGACCCGTGCGCAAAAGCTGCAATCGAAAGCTGCAAAGGTCGGATTTGACTGGCCGGATCTGCAGCCGGTGATGGCAAAAATCGAAGAAGAATGGGATGAACTGAAAGCGGAAATAGCCAGACCCGATACAGATGCATCCGCAGAAATTGCCGAAGAATTTGGCGATTTTCTGTTTTCAGTGGTCAATCTGGCGCGGCATCTGGGCGTTGACCCGGAACATGCCCTGCGCCGCACAAATGCAAAATTTGTCCGGCGCTTCCACCATATTGAACGCACCCTGGAGGGGTCCGAGCGAAACCTTGAATCTGCTTCACTGGATGAGATGGAAACCATCTGGCAGGCAGCCAAGGGCGTTGTCGGCTAGTGTAAGGTCAAGATGCGTCCGGGTTTCCTGAAGAATACCGCCAGCCGGGTCAGGCGGCGCTGCTGGCGATTTCCTGTTTATCCGGAAGAATGAAGGTCCCCAACCGATTGCGGAATTCAGAGCCGTTTTTGGGGTCGACCCGCACCTCAAGCCGCACAGATCCATCAATCTCACTTTCGATCCGCTTCAAAACTTCAGCGTGGTCATACAGCCAGTAAATCTGATGCAACTGCTGCATGGGCAGGAGGATTGAAAACACAGAGCGCTTTTCCGCGATCTTCTGTTCGATATGGGCAATCAGTTCTGCAATGCCCTGCCCTGTGGCAGCGGACACCGGAAAACCCTGGCCATCGGCTAAAGCGGCCGGGTCAATCTCGCGCCGCGGATCATCCTGCGGCAGCAGATCAATCTTGTTCCAGACTTCAATTACCCGGCTGGTATCATCCGGGTTGATTTTCAACTCCAGCAGAATGTCTCTGACATCCTCAGCTTGAGCGTCCGAATCCTCATGGGCAATATCCCGGACATGCACGATCAGATCTGCATCAATCACTTCTTCAAGCGTGGCCCGGAATGCAGCAACAAGATCGTGCGGCAGATCAGAAACGAAGCCGACAGTATCCGACAGGATCACAGTATCACCATGAGGCAATTCAACTGTGCGCAAGGTGGGATCAAGTGTTGCAAACAACAGATCCTCTGCCCGCACATCTGCATGTGTGACGTGGTTGAACAGCGTTGATTTTCCCGCATTTGTATAACCCACCAGCGCGACAATCGGATGCGGTTTACGCTTGCGGTTCTTGCGGTGCAGATCGCGGGTCTTTCTGACATCCGCCAGCGCCGATTCAAGATATTTGATGCGCTGCTGCAACATCCGCCGGTCGGATTCAATCTGCGTTTCGCCAGGGCCACCCATAAATCCGCCGCCGCCGCGCTGGCGCTCCAGATGAGTCCAGCTGCGCACAAGCCGCCCTTTTTGATAGTTCAGATGTGCCAACTCGACCTGCAGAGTGCCCTCTTTGGTCTGGGCGCGCTCGCCAAAAATCTCGAGGATAATTCCTGTCCGGTCGAGCACCTTGATTTGCAGGGCTTTTTCAAGATTGCGCTGCTGCACCGGCGTCAATGCATGATCGACGATGAGCAGTTCGACGCCCTGCTCGGCAACCGCCTGTTTCACCTCATCGATCATGCCCTGTCCAACCAGGGTAGCGGGACGGTATCTGCGCAAGCTGAAATGTTTGGCGAATACGACTTCAAGATCGTTGATCGCATTGGCAAGACCAACAGCTTCTTCAAGGCGCGCCTCTCCCGTCCGCGGATTGGCGCGGCGGCCTGGCGCGGTGCCCTGTCCGGAGTGTACCGACATTATCGGGACGATAACGGCAGTTTTTGTTCTGCCGTGGTCTGTGGAAAACAATCCGGCTTCGTCAGCCGTGCCGTCGGGTGTGGTCGAACTCAATCGGAATCGTCCTCATGCTCTGGATCGAATAACTGAATCGGTTGCGCCGGCATGATTGTTGAAATGGCATGCTTATAGACTAACTGGGAATGCCCATCGCGCCGCAACAACAGGCAGAAATTATCAAACCAGGTCACAATGCCCTGAAGTTTCACGCCATTTACCAGAAAAATCGTCAAAGTTGTCTTGTTTTTGCGCACATTGTTCAAAAACGCGTCTTGGAGGTTCTGTGTTCGTTCGGCCATCATAAATCCCTGTGGTCTGCTGGCGCAATTATCTGTCAGCTATTTCAACTTGGCTGTGAAACAGCGAACGCAATGTCGTGGCAATATGTCCCGGTGCCCCATTGGCAACCGTGACATCATCAACACGTGTGACAGGCATGACGAGAGCGGTTGCCGCAGTCATGAATGCCTCTCGCGCCCGTTGTGCTTCTTCTATAGTGAATGCCCGCTCTTCAACAGGCATTCCCTCCCGGTCGGCCAGTTCCAGAACAGCCGTTCGGGTAATGCCCCGCAAGATGCCATGTTCAGCAGGTCGGGTAACAATGATTCCTTCGCTGGTCACGATCCATGCATTGGTCGATGACCCCTCAGTAACATACCCGTTGCTATCCACAAACCAGGCTTCATATGCCCCCTGTTCCTTCGCCGCCTGTTTGGCAAGCACGTTCGGTAACAGTGCAACGCTCTTGATATCGACACGGTTCCACCGATTGTCAGGCAGCGATATGATTTTGACGCCCTGTTCAGCCAAAGCAGAGGCTTTTGCGACAGATGAACTGCGTGCGGTCACCACCAATCCCGGCGGCGTCTCATCGGGTGGAAAAAAATGGTTTCTGGGAGCCACGCCCCGGGTTACCTGCAGATAGACCAGGCCGTCCCGGACCCTGTTGCGTGCAACAACTTCCCGCAGAATGACACCCAGTGCCCTGTCCTGCATAGGCTGGCGAATTCTTAATTCGGAAAGCGATCTGGCAAGACGTTGCATATGGCGTTTTTCGTCCACCAGATGACCATCGAGCACCTCGCAAACCTCATACACGCCGTCAGCGAACTGATACCCTCGATCTTCAATATGAACGGCAGCATTGCGATGCGGCAAATAGTGCCCGTTCACATAGGCTATGCGAGACATAAAAATCCTTTACCGGGAATTCCAATAGGTCAGATTGAACACACCAAAAAAAGCCAGAATTTCAATTCTGCCAAGCAGCATGGTGGCACCAAGAGCGGATTTGGACAATACAGGCATGTCAATATAATCGGGCCAAAGGCCAAGAATATTCCATTCAGGATTATAGGCACTGCCCATGCTCGAAAATGCCGCCAGCGACGCAATCACAGACGCCTCAAACGGAATGCCGTCAAGCGTCAGAACCGCAGCACAGCCCCAGACCAGCAGAACGGCAACAATCAGATAGCTCCAGATCGCTTTGAGCGTTCCGATTTCGATCTGATTTCCGCCAAACCGCTCCGATTGCACACTGTGGGGAAAGACAAGCCGGTTCAATTCCTGAAGTGACTGCAGCATCATGCCGCCAATACGGTAGAATTTCAGCCCGCCGGCCGTGGAAAATGCGCCGCCACCAACTATGACGATGCTGCCGACCGCAATCGGCTGAAAGGCGACCAGGTTTCCGGAATCCCATTCAAATCCGGTGGTCGTAATCAGGGCGGCGGCCAGAAAGAGGCCGTTCAGCAACGGTGCAAATGCCCTGTCCGGCTCCGAGGCAAGTGTGGGTTTTTGCAACAGCGCAAGTGTCAGAAGCACCGCCAGCACGATAATACTGAAGATAATCAGATAGCTTTCCCGGTGATGGCGCAGCAATTGACCACGTCTGGTAAACAACATTCTGTGCCAGAGTATACTGGTCGCCCCGATAATCATGAAGATCACCAGCACGGGATAGGCAAACGGCGCATTATAAGATGCGATATCATCATCTATCGGCATGAAACCGCCGGTGGATATCGCTCCCGATGCAAGTATGAGGCTGTCAAACAGCGCCACACCAGACAGGGCCAGCCCTCCGGCACACAGCAGCGTGAACACAATATAAGTCGAACCAATGCTCAGGCAAATTTTGAGTATCCGGCCACCGCCGCCGAAGCCGACCTTTTCCAACAGGGCGATCTGCCGTTTTGGCAGGCCACCGACTCCCGCCGGTGCAAGGACAATGACCAGGGACAGCAAAGTCAACAGACCACCCAGCCATTGCAGTTGCACCCGCCAGAACAGCACCGAACGGGGCAACGCTTCCACACTGTCGAAGGTCGATGCATTGGAGGTCGTGATAGCCGCAATGGTTTCGAAAATGACATCGCTTGTCAGCATGTCGGTGCTCAGCGCCAGCGGCAGCGCGCCGCTAGCCAGCAGCAACACCCAGGACAGCAGCAGCAGCCCGAACGTTTCGACCCGTTTCAGGCCGCCTTCCTTGCCACGCAGCGTTATGAAGATGGCTGACGCAAAGAAGGCATAGGCAGCTGCTATGGCACCGAACATCTGGGCAGCCGGAAATTCTTCCATGTAAAGCGCGATCAGAAACGGCGCGGTCAACGACGCTGAAACAGAGCCTAAAATGGCCGCCAATACAATCAGTCCCGCTGCCATTGCGCCCCGCGTTCTTAGAAGAAGTCGAGGCTGACGCGGAACATCTGCTCGACTTTTCGGACGTATTCCGCAAGGGCAAATATGATAACCCGGTCATGTGCCCGAATTTTTGTATCACCGTCAGGGCGGATATAGACACCGTCGTGAATGACCGCTCCAATGCGCACACCGTCTGGCAACTCAAGATCGCGCAACGCCTTGCCCACCAGTGGTGACGTCTCCAAGGCTTCCGCCTCGATCACCTCTGCCTTGCCGTCCTGCAGCGGATAGACGCCGCGTACCCTGCCCCGTCTGACATGCTGCAATATTTTTGACAGTGTCACAGCACGCGGATTGATATGGGCATCAATGCCCAGCGACTGGGTGAAGGTCGGATAACTGGTATTGTTAAGCAGGCTCAGCGTTCTGCGGCATCCCATCCGTTTGGCCATCACACTGGCCAGAACGTTGACCTCGTCATTATTGGTCAGCGTCACCATCGTATCGACATCCTGAATTTCCGCTTCCCGCAGAATTTCCTGATCGAGCGCATCGCCATGCAAAACCACGGTTCGTTTCAGATCATCGGCAATTTCGATGGCACGGTCCCGGGAGCGTTCAATGATTTTGACCTTGGACTTTGAATGCCGGGCTTCAAGATTCTGAGCCACATAAAGGCCGATATTCCCGCCACCCGCCAGAACGATCCGAGCTGCCTCCTGCTCCTCATGCCCGAAAATCGCCAGTGTTCGCTTGACCCGTGTGGTCTGCGTGATGACATAGACCTGATCGCCAAACAGCATGGAATCATCGGACCGGGGCACGAACAGGTTTCCATTCCTGAAGATGCCAACCACGACAGCGCTGAGGTCAGGAAACAATTCACTGAGTTGCTTCAACGGCGTATCGATTACCGGGCAGTCTTCTTCGCAGATAATGCCTACGGTAGTAACCTCGCCATTGGCAAATTCAACAGTGTCAAATGCGCCCGGCAAGGCAAGCCGCCGCAGCACCATTTCACCAACTTCGATTTCGGGAGAGATAATCACGTCAATCGGCATGTGATCGCGCGAAAACAGATCTGAATAATGCGATTGCAGGTAGCTCTGCGCCCTGATACGGGCAACTTTGGTCGGCACATTGAACAGCGAATGCGCCACCTGACACGCCACCATATTGACCTCATCATACAAGGTCACGGCGATGATCATATCGGCCTGATCGACACCGGCCTGGGCCAATGTATCGGGATGCGCCCCATGGCCGACAATGCCGCGCACATCCAGATGGTCACGTACTGCCTGGATGAGCCTCGGCGAATTGTCGATCACGGACACATCATTTTGTTCCGATGACAATCGTTCTGCAATGCCGTAGCCAACCTGGCCCGCACCGCATATGACAACCTTC from Pararhizobium sp. IMCC3301 includes the following:
- the hfq gene encoding RNA chaperone Hfq, which codes for MMAERTQNLQDAFLNNVRKNKTTLTIFLVNGVKLQGIVTWFDNFCLLLRRDGHSQLVYKHAISTIMPAQPIQLFDPEHEDDSD
- a CDS encoding cation diffusion facilitator family transporter: MTANSRVAKLAYLSIIIALVVMSIKFLAWWLTGSVALLSDALESIVNVIAAAVASVAIRISHKPADTNHQYGHQKAEYFSAVLEGIFVVLAALAIFYSAYMALVTEHRITEPALGMAINAVAAIINGYWAWLLISTGTAEKSPALLADGLHVKTDVVTSIGVLIGLGLTIVTGWIVLDALMAMIVGVNVLREGWKVISSSINGLMDASIDADEAEVIEEIIIENAQGAIEVHDIKSRVSGAATYVEFHLVVDRSMDVKAAHDICDRIEGAIQSAVPGSQTTIHVEPDHKQKGTGLDVS
- a CDS encoding tartrate dehydrogenase, with amino-acid sequence MRTHKIAAIPADGIGPEVIESGVAVLHALAARMGNIRFDLTYFDWGSDYYKKHGIMMPEDGLDQLKSFDAIFFGAVGAPDIPDHITLWGLRLPICQGFDQYANVRPTKIIPGITSPLRNVDVGDLDWVIVRENSEGEYSGHGGRAHRGFPEEVGTEVAIFTRVGVTRIMRYAFSLAQSRRRKFLTVVTKSNAQRHGMVMWDEIAAEVALEFPDVTWDKMLVDAMTVRMVKHPQSLDTIVATNLHADILSDLAGALAGSLGVAPTANIDPERRYPSMFEPIHGSAFDISGKGVANPVATFWTAAQMLDHLGEADASRRLLDAIDKVCEAGIMTIDVGGNATTREVTDAMIEAIRGSNI
- a CDS encoding potassium transporter TrkG; protein product: MAAILGSVSASLTAPFLIALYMEEFPAAQMFGAIAAAYAFFASAIFITLRGKEGGLKRVETFGLLLLSWVLLLASGALPLALSTDMLTSDVIFETIAAITTSNASTFDSVEALPRSVLFWRVQLQWLGGLLTLLSLVIVLAPAGVGGLPKRQIALLEKVGFGGGGRILKICLSIGSTYIVFTLLCAGGLALSGVALFDSLILASGAISTGGFMPIDDDIASYNAPFAYPVLVIFMIIGATSILWHRMLFTRRGQLLRHHRESYLIIFSIIVLAVLLTLALLQKPTLASEPDRAFAPLLNGLFLAAALITTTGFEWDSGNLVAFQPIAVGSIVIVGGGAFSTAGGLKFYRIGGMMLQSLQELNRLVFPHSVQSERFGGNQIEIGTLKAIWSYLIVAVLLVWGCAAVLTLDGIPFEASVIASLAAFSSMGSAYNPEWNILGLWPDYIDMPVLSKSALGATMLLGRIEILAFFGVFNLTYWNSR
- a CDS encoding LysR family transcriptional regulator; amino-acid sequence: MEFRQLRCFIAVAETLHFGRAAQRLDMLPASLGRQIKLLEEGVGIRLLTRTTRHVALTEAGILLLQEARDLVSRLEVLETTLRGHKNQNEALLRVGAIDSAAAGLIPQFLPAFKARYPGISVQLIEQKTIRLLPKLLSGNLDIAFVRPPETSHRNLEFRLLFHETVVVACPEGHRHADLESVTVDQLADEPLIVPDRKSRPHSHDLSMLLFIEAGLTARVAQIAEEKQTIVNLVSKGIGIAIVPRWTSRLGVKGVRFIPLDMPDSKIQKKLALAACWVRDTRDPAREAFITTLQTELATIAATA
- a CDS encoding D-amino-acid transaminase, with the translated sequence MSRIAYVNGHYLPHRNAAVHIEDRGYQFADGVYEVCEVLDGHLVDEKRHMQRLARSLSELRIRQPMQDRALGVILREVVARNRVRDGLVYLQVTRGVAPRNHFFPPDETPPGLVVTARSSSVAKASALAEQGVKIISLPDNRWNRVDIKSVALLPNVLAKQAAKEQGAYEAWFVDSNGYVTEGSSTNAWIVTSEGIIVTRPAEHGILRGITRTAVLELADREGMPVEERAFTIEEAQRAREAFMTAATALVMPVTRVDDVTVANGAPGHIATTLRSLFHSQVEIADR
- the trkA gene encoding Trk system potassium transporter TrkA; its protein translation is MKVVICGAGQVGYGIAERLSSEQNDVSVIDNSPRLIQAVRDHLDVRGIVGHGAHPDTLAQAGVDQADMIIAVTLYDEVNMVACQVAHSLFNVPTKVARIRAQSYLQSHYSDLFSRDHMPIDVIISPEIEVGEMVLRRLALPGAFDTVEFANGEVTTVGIICEEDCPVIDTPLKQLSELFPDLSAVVVGIFRNGNLFVPRSDDSMLFGDQVYVITQTTRVKRTLAIFGHEEQEAARIVLAGGGNIGLYVAQNLEARHSKSKVKIIERSRDRAIEIADDLKRTVVLHGDALDQEILREAEIQDVDTMVTLTNNDEVNVLASVMAKRMGCRRTLSLLNNTSYPTFTQSLGIDAHINPRAVTLSKILQHVRRGRVRGVYPLQDGKAEVIEAEALETSPLVGKALRDLELPDGVRIGAVIHDGVYIRPDGDTKIRAHDRVIIFALAEYVRKVEQMFRVSLDFF
- the hflX gene encoding GTPase HflX produces the protein MSVHSGQGTAPGRRANPRTGEARLEEAVGLANAINDLEVVFAKHFSLRRYRPATLVGQGMIDEVKQAVAEQGVELLIVDHALTPVQQRNLEKALQIKVLDRTGIILEIFGERAQTKEGTLQVELAHLNYQKGRLVRSWTHLERQRGGGGFMGGPGETQIESDRRMLQQRIKYLESALADVRKTRDLHRKNRKRKPHPIVALVGYTNAGKSTLFNHVTHADVRAEDLLFATLDPTLRTVELPHGDTVILSDTVGFVSDLPHDLVAAFRATLEEVIDADLIVHVRDIAHEDSDAQAEDVRDILLELKINPDDTSRVIEVWNKIDLLPQDDPRREIDPAALADGQGFPVSAATGQGIAELIAHIEQKIAEKRSVFSILLPMQQLHQIYWLYDHAEVLKRIESEIDGSVRLEVRVDPKNGSEFRNRLGTFILPDKQEIASSAA
- the mazG gene encoding nucleoside triphosphate pyrophosphohydrolase, translated to MEASRGISRLIEIMARLRDPETGCPWDIEQDFASIVPYTIEEAYEVADAVERGDMADLKEELGDLLLQPVYHAQMAAEAGHFDFADVVYAITRKLVRRHPHVFGEEQAKKPESVKHVWERIKAEEAALKAADRKAEGETADPGSILDNVPTTLPALTRAQKLQSKAAKVGFDWPDLQPVMAKIEEEWDELKAEIARPDTDASAEIAEEFGDFLFSVVNLARHLGVDPEHALRRTNAKFVRRFHHIERTLEGSERNLESASLDEMETIWQAAKGVVG